The Deltaproteobacteria bacterium genome has a segment encoding these proteins:
- a CDS encoding putative sulfate exporter family transporter gives MRGHHSIGKSQVHVQGQTGLNAQALAEAGSPQGPIFVSEPRGSISGAFKVIGNRWRSYLPGIFLCALVGLAGRTLGQALPALGGATSAILIGLIVGNLFKLSERFKPGIRFCEKKVLELAVACMGFSLSLQLLSSLGWTAALVILAAVSTALGMAVILTRFVKMPSSTVLLVGVGTAICGSSAIAAAAPLLAKDRKDIGISVGVVSLLGIVGIFAIPMWSQLLGFDVEGAGLMVGGTLQAVGHVVAAGFTMGDEVGGLAVTIKMGRVAMLIPLVLYLTMNQSQESGSGKSINVPWYLVAFLVAATIVSMGLLPADVVAQIKTADKLILTIAMAAIGLSINFKSMRKQASKALLYGAVIWVVQIAVVSAVVAI, from the coding sequence GTGCGTGGACATCATTCCATCGGTAAGTCACAGGTGCATGTTCAGGGCCAAACCGGCCTCAACGCGCAAGCTCTTGCCGAAGCCGGAAGCCCTCAAGGTCCCATTTTTGTGTCTGAACCTCGCGGCTCCATCAGCGGTGCATTTAAAGTCATTGGAAACCGTTGGAGAAGTTATCTTCCGGGTATTTTTCTCTGCGCACTGGTCGGCCTTGCTGGTCGGACACTCGGGCAAGCCTTGCCGGCTCTAGGCGGTGCTACCAGTGCCATCTTAATCGGACTCATTGTCGGTAACCTTTTCAAACTATCCGAACGTTTTAAGCCTGGTATTCGATTCTGCGAAAAGAAGGTTTTGGAATTGGCGGTGGCGTGTATGGGTTTTAGCCTCAGCCTTCAGCTACTAAGCTCATTGGGTTGGACCGCAGCACTGGTTATTTTAGCAGCTGTATCTACAGCACTCGGGATGGCCGTCATCCTTACGCGTTTTGTTAAAATGCCCAGTTCGACCGTTTTGCTCGTTGGCGTAGGAACCGCAATTTGCGGATCGTCGGCAATCGCAGCCGCTGCCCCACTGCTGGCTAAAGATCGAAAAGACATCGGAATATCAGTCGGTGTCGTAAGCCTATTGGGCATTGTCGGTATTTTCGCGATTCCAATGTGGTCTCAACTCTTAGGTTTTGACGTCGAAGGCGCAGGCCTGATGGTTGGCGGGACATTGCAGGCCGTAGGCCACGTCGTTGCAGCCGGTTTCACCATGGGCGATGAAGTCGGCGGTTTGGCCGTCACCATTAAAATGGGCCGCGTGGCGATGCTCATTCCGTTGGTACTCTATCTAACGATGAACCAAAGCCAGGAAAGTGGCTCGGGCAAGTCTATCAACGTGCCCTGGTACTTGGTGGCCTTTCTTGTCGCCGCGACCATCGTATCGATGGGACTCTTACCCGCCGATGTGGTCGCCCAAATCAAAACAGCTGATAAGCTGATTTTGACAATCGCTATGGCCGCTATTGGACTAAGCATCAATTTTAAAAGCATGCGCAAGCAGGCTTCAAAAGCACTTCTCTATGGAGCGGTCATTTGGGTTGTCCAAATAGCTGTGGTCTCAGCCGTGGTTGCCATCTAG
- a CDS encoding aromatic ring-hydroxylating dioxygenase subunit alpha, giving the protein MTEPIQIHGQKKKRLAELRQRDVFGNFEKIIEGWYWAIPSKKVRRGKVKPLKMLGRELVVYRGDDGKARIMDAYCPHMGAHLAEGSVDGTGIRCFFHHWKMADNGELVECPVQDKPPRASVKVWPTEEKYGMIWLWAGEQPRYPVPFIPELKDGPERAMLGNNFTKGCHPNVVMVNAIDEQHFRSVHPMAASLADGLHFEISSYNENCQMFDNSNKVPLTNLFNRILSKFYEKALTYRMVYWNGSTGSVTIGPDFWHFHIIFALRPNEDGCAEGQTILVTNKREGFFGFIFDKFSLVLSDILGSYFAKGDTRVFQTMKWNFKTPIKADRPIIQFMKHLQKQKAVTWGEWNLLEEPSEVTLLERDDPSNLAAEA; this is encoded by the coding sequence ATGACAGAACCCATCCAGATCCATGGCCAAAAGAAAAAGAGACTTGCGGAGCTGCGTCAACGCGATGTCTTCGGAAACTTCGAAAAAATAATCGAGGGATGGTACTGGGCGATTCCATCCAAAAAGGTTCGCCGAGGTAAAGTCAAACCGCTGAAGATGCTCGGTCGTGAGTTGGTTGTTTACCGGGGCGACGATGGGAAGGCGCGAATCATGGACGCCTATTGTCCACATATGGGTGCTCACCTTGCGGAGGGCTCCGTAGATGGGACAGGCATTCGGTGCTTTTTCCACCATTGGAAGATGGCGGACAACGGTGAACTTGTTGAATGTCCTGTGCAGGATAAACCACCGCGGGCCTCGGTGAAGGTTTGGCCCACCGAAGAGAAGTACGGGATGATTTGGCTATGGGCCGGAGAGCAGCCGCGTTACCCGGTACCGTTTATACCTGAGCTCAAAGATGGTCCTGAACGCGCTATGCTTGGCAATAATTTCACCAAGGGTTGTCATCCGAATGTCGTGATGGTCAACGCCATCGACGAACAACACTTTCGCTCTGTTCATCCCATGGCAGCATCCTTGGCCGATGGTCTCCATTTTGAAATATCATCCTATAATGAGAACTGTCAGATGTTTGATAACTCCAACAAGGTTCCACTGACCAATCTATTTAATCGGATCCTAAGCAAGTTTTATGAGAAAGCACTTACTTATCGAATGGTGTATTGGAACGGCAGCACAGGCTCAGTTACCATTGGGCCCGACTTTTGGCACTTTCATATCATTTTCGCATTGCGCCCGAATGAAGATGGGTGTGCCGAGGGGCAAACGATTTTAGTGACCAATAAACGCGAAGGGTTTTTCGGTTTCATCTTCGATAAGTTCTCTCTCGTGTTGAGTGATATCCTTGGATCTTATTTTGCAAAAGGAGATACGCGGGTCTTCCAAACGATGAAGTGGAACTTTAAGACGCCCATTAAGGCAGACCGCCCGATTATCCAGTTTATGAAACACCTTCAAAAACAAAAAGCGGTAACATGGGGCGAATGGAACCTGTTAGAAGAGCCCAGCGAGGTGACACTTCTTGAACGTGATGACCCTTCAAACTTGGCGGCAGAGGCTTAA